From a region of the Rhinatrema bivittatum chromosome 15, aRhiBiv1.1, whole genome shotgun sequence genome:
- the LRRC38 gene encoding leucine-rich repeat-containing protein 38: MLACFSLCLLPSYCLYCLLLLPRGQLCPPACTCIDYYTVDCTGRGLRRLPSPFPLDMRKLLAADNDIRGVPADLFLFHGDLVYLDLRNNCLTRLEAGTFGGSSRLVFLDLSHNALTQLEAGAFRAAEKLVRLSLAGNNLSEVSPAAFQSLGALQVLELQGNGLRRLPVAALEALPSLRTVRLEGNPWLCDCDFAKLFLWLQENASKLQKGVEEIHCSLEDRRILLHELSEISFSECKFTLSVLDFLIIIFSGVAVSVAAIFSSFFLATAVHCFQKCAPSKSDDDEDEGED, encoded by the exons ATGCTGGCATGCTTTTCTCTTTGCCTGCTACCTTCTTACTGCCTGTActgcctgctcctcctgcccCGGGGGCAGCTGTGCCCCCCTGCCTGCACCTGCATCGACTACTACACCGTAGACTGCACGGGCCGGGGGCTCCGGCGCCTGCCCAGCCCCTTCCCCCTGGACATGCGGAAGCTGCTGGCGGCCGACAACGACATTCGGGGCGTCCCGGCGGATCTCTTCCTCTTCCACGGCGACCTGGTGTACCTGGACCTGAGGAACAACTGCCTGACCCGGCTGGAGGCGGGGACCTTCGGCGGCTCCAGCAGGCTGGTGTTCCTGGACCTCAGCCACAACGCCCTGACCCAGCTGGAGGCCGGCGCCTTCCGGGCGGCGGAGAAGCTGGTGAGGCTGAGCCTGGCCGGCAACAACCTTTCCGAGGTGAGCCCGGCGGCCTTCCAGAGCCTGGGGGCCCTGCAGGTGCTGGAGCTGCAGGGCAACGGCTTGCGGAGGCTCCCGGTGGCCGCGCTGGAGGCGCTGCCCTCCCTGCGGACCGTGCGCCTGGAGGGGAACCCCTGGCTCTGCGACTGTGACTTCGCCAAGCTCTTCCTCTGGCTGCAGGAGAATGCCAGTAAGCTTCAGAAAG GTGTAGAAGAAATCCACTGCTCCTTAGAAGACAGAAGGATCCTGCTGCACGAGCTCTCGGAAATCAGCTTCAGTGAATGCAAGTTCACCTTGTCGGTGCTGGACTTCCTGATCATCATCTTCTCGGGGGTGGCCGTCTCTGTCGCCGCCATCTTCTCCAGCTTCTTCCTGGCGACTGCCGTGCACTGCTTCCAAAAATGCGCTCCGAGCAAGAGTGATGACGATGAGGATGAAGGCGAGGACTGA